The Pseudomonadota bacterium sequence TCAGGTATATTACCTTCCGAACGGTCCTTGCGATTCTTTCGGCCCTTGTTATAAGCTTTTTTCTTACCCCCTTCATGATCAGGAAATTCAACGAGTGGAAGATAAAGAGCGACAAGCGGGAGGATCTGCCTGACAGGCATATGGAGAAAAAGGGAACCCCTACTATGGGTGGGTTTGTGATCCTTGTATCTACTATTATCCCCACACTGTTATGGTCTGATTTAAGAAACCCCTACGTCTGGATAGTAACCTTTGCGCTTCTGTCTTTTGGGGGCATTGGTTTTATGGATGACATAAAAAAGCTGAAGAATGAACGCGGCAAAGGTGTGCCGGGCAGAACAAAGCTTATTTTCCAAATCTTCTTTACACTTGTCGTGGGTGCACTGTTGTACATGAAAGGCGGTTTTATAACAGGACTTACCGTGCCTTTTTTTAAAAATATTACCCCTGATCTCGGCATATTCTATATCCTTCTATGCGTGCTTATCGTTGTCGGCACCTCGAATGGGGTAAACCTCACAGACGGACTTGACGGGCTGGCAATAGGGCCTGTTTTAACTGTATGCTCGACTTTTATGCTCTTTGCCTACCTTGCCGGTAATGTGAAATTTGCACAGTATCTGCAAATATTTTACGTGAAGGGCGCCGGGGAGCTTACGATATTATGCGGGGCCATGCTGGGCGCAGGCATAGGTTTCCTCTGGTATAATACCTATCCTGCAGAATTATTTATGGGTGATACAGGTTCTTTGTCGCTGGGTGCATCACTTGCTGTTATTGCCATTATCATAAAACAGGAGATTTTGCTTGTAATCGTAGGCGGGATATTCGTGGTAGAAACTTTATCGGTAATTATCCAGGTGCTTTCCTTTAAATGGAGGGGAAAGCGGGTTTTCAGAATGGCGCCTATACACCATCACTATGAGTTGAAGGGGTGGAATGAGGGGAAGATTGTAGTGCGTTTCTGGATCATCTCTTTCATACTGGCGCTTCTGGCGCTGAGCACGCTAAAACTGAGGTGAGGAAAATGTTCAAGGCTTACAGCTCACAGTTCGCTTTTTATATTCTCGCAGGTTTTTGTCTTGTATCTCGAACAAGAGGGGTGGCAATATGAACCTTCCGGATAATATACTCATTGTCGGTCTCGGAAAAACAGGTGTTGCAACGGCAAAATTTTTAAGCAGCATGGGGAAAAAGATTGTCATTATTGATACAAAAAGAGAAGAAGAGCTGACAGAAGCGCTCAAGGAACTGCAAGATATTGAATTTGAAGGTCGTTTCGGCAGTAACAACAGAGAGGATTTCCTCGGTTACCCGCTTATAGTCATAAGCCCCGGGGTTGACAGCGAGATGCCTTATCTTCATGAGGCTCGCAAAAGCGGGGCAAAGATTATAGGTGAAATTGAGCTTGCATCTTTATTTGTGAAAGAACCGATTATTGCAATAACGGGGACAAACGGGAAGACCACCGTGACCTCCCTTATCGGCGAAATATTTGATAGAGCATGCGGATCTGTTTTTGTGGGCGGCAATATCGGCAATCCCCTTATAAACTATGTGCTGGAAGGGAAAAAGGCAAAATATGTCATACTTGAAATTAGCAGTTTCCAGCTTGAGACGATTGAAACCTTTCGCCCGGATACGGCAGTTCTTTTGAATCTTACCGAAGACCACCTCGACAGATACAGGAGCTTTGACGAATACAAGGCCGCAAAGTACAGGATCTTTGAAAACCAGCAGGAGACAGACTGGGCCATATTTAATAAAGACCTCTCCATCGAGAGAGAGATAAAGGCAAAGACACTTTTTTTTAAAAGTAATACGATATTAAAAGAAGGGGCCTTTTTCTTCAACGACTTTATGTTCGTCAGGCTGATGGGAAGAGAAACCACATATAAAAGAGATATATCACCGCTTGTGGGCATTCATAACACGGAAAATATCCTCTCAGCGCTCCTTGTATCACATATATATGGCATTGAGCAGGGTGTTATCGAAGAGACGCTTAAAGGCTTCAGGGGACTGCCCCACAGGGTTGAGCTTGTGAGGGAATTGGGGGGGGTAAGGTTCTATAATGATTCAAAAGCTACAAACGTAGATGCTACAAAAAGGGCTTTGGAAAGCATGGAAAAAAATGTGGTGCTTATTGCAGGCGGTAAAGATAAGGGCGGGAGTTATAAAATCATGGGAGACCTCATGAAAAAGGTAAAAACCATGATACTTATAGGAGAGGCGAGCCAACGGATATCGGATGAACTGGGCGGACACACAAAAACTTACATTGAAGACGATTTGAGCGCCGCAATAAAGAAGGCATATGAAATTGCCGGGGATGGCGATACAGTCCTTTTTTCTCCTATGTGCAGCAGCTTTGATATGTTTAAAGACTACAAAGAGAGGGGGAACATATTTAAGGAAATGGTGGAATCGCTTTGAAAAAGATATTTGTTTATATCGCAGCCTCTATTCTGCTCTACGGCTTTTTCCGTGAGCTTAATGTTGTTAAGGTCCTGATGATCTGTCTTGGCCTCGGAACTGCTTATCTTATATATCTCATCCCGGCAAGGCATATTGCTGCAATGAAATACCCCTTTATATGTTTTGCCCTTGCTGTGACGGCTTTTTTCTTTGTATATCCGAAGATAAACATCCAATATCCTTTTGATGCCCTTATTGTATTTGTCTCTTTTTACGGATTAACCTTCTATTTGATTACGATTGAGGAAAAAGGAAAAAGCTTGTTCAAAGAGATTGCAGCCCTTTCAATCCTTTTTCTTTCCTCTGCTTTTAATCTTTTTATGATCGGAAAACCGCTTTTTATCATCCCTATGTCCATCGCTGCCGTGCTTTTCCTTTTCGTAATCGGTAAGAACCGTCTAATTCCCTTCATAGCAGCATATACAGTGGTTATTATCATAGCCCTGCTTCTTTTTAACAAGGGTGTTTCAATGCTTGGAGATGGGGTAAAGATAAACGATGTTGAGAAATATTTGCTTTTGGCGGCATCCTTTGGTTTTTTGGTCACAGGTTTTATCGGATTTGTAAAAAAGAGCAATTTCATCAAGCTCATAGTCTTTTTCGGGTTCCTTTATATCGCAACGGATATTTTTATGGTGCTGGGGCTAAGACTTTCAACCGGGCTTCTGTATCAGCCTGTAACAGCCCTTCTTATATTGACGCCGCTTATCGGAATAATGCTCAAAGCGGAAAAGGAGCGTATATGAAACTCATCATATCGGCAGGCGGGACAGGGGGGCATATCTTTCCCGGGATTGCCGTGGCTGAGACATTTGTTGCGCAAGGGCAGGATAACCAGGTGGCATTCATCGGGACGACTTACGGACTTGAGAGTAAAATTATCCCCCAGTATGGCTTCAGACTCCTTTTTGTTGAGGCGCGCCAGTTTTTGGGTAGAAGCGCAGTGTATAAGATTGCCACGCTCTTTTATATCCTGAAAGGCATATGTACATGCATGAGGGTGATAAAAAGGGAGAAACCGGATGCAATTCTCGGGATGGGCGGTTTTACATCCGTACCGGTCATATTTGCAGGAGCTATCCTTGGCGTACCGGTCTTTCTGCACGAGCAGAATGCCGAGCCCGGGCTTGCGAATAAGGTGCTTTCAAAATATGCAAAGGCAACTTTTGTCAGTTTTGAAGAGTCAAGTCAGCTCCTGAAAAGTAAAAACGTATATTATACAGGCAATCCTGTGAGAAAGGCTGTGAAAGTTCCCAGGGAGATAAAAAACGATGAAACATTCGGGATTTTCGTTTTTGGGGGAAGTAGAGGGGCAAAAAGTATCAACGAGTCGGTTCTTTCCTTATTGCCTTACATGGAGGGATACAAAAATGCCATTATTTATCATCAGACAGGGGCAGAAGACTATACACGACTTAAAGAAGCATATGAAAAAACGGAAATAGGACACGAGGTTTTTCCTTTTACCGACAACATGGCTCATTACTACAATCGGTCCGACGTAGTTATATCGAGAGCAGGCGCCTCAACAATCTTTGAGCTTGCATATTTCAGGAAAGCAGCAATACTCATACCATATCCATTTTCTGCAGGTCAGCATCAATGGAAAAATGCCTCCCATGTGGAGAATGCCGGCGGGGGATACATAATAGGAAATGATGAGGCAACCGGAGAAAGGCTTCATGGTGTCATAAAACACCTCATGAATGAGCCGGTGTTGCTGAAGCAGATGGGCGAAAATATCGGTAGGCTATATGTGGATGATGCGCAAGACAGAATCATTGCAAAGATGCAGGAAGAGGTAGAAGGGAAAAGAAAATAGCTTACAGTTCACGGAAAAGGCAAAAGGCCGGATGCCTTGGAACCAAATATGTGAACCGTGAACGGACAATCGTAGACAGGGGTTGAATATGGTTCTTCACAAGATAGAGAAGATACATTTTGTCGGCATTGGCGGTATCGGGATGAGCGGTATTGCGGAAGTGCTGTTGAATCTCGACTTTACCGTTACAGGCTCGGATATAAGGAAGACCGATACCACCGAAAGGCTTGAGCAGCTTGGCGCAAAAATATTTTATGGTCATAAAAAAGAAAATATTGAGGATGCTGACGTGGTTGTTATATCATCGGCGGTAAAACCTGACAACCCGGAAATACAAAAGGCAAAAGAGATTTTTGTTCCTGTAATACAGAGGGCCGAAATGCTTGCTGAACTAATGAGGATGAAATATAGTGTTGCCGTAGCAGGCTCACACGGGAAAACAACAACAACCTCAATAGTTTCGACGATCCTCGGACATGCAGGCCTGGACCCGACATGCGTTATTGGCGGAAAGTTGAACAGCCTCGGCAGCAATGCAAAACTTGGCGACAGCAAATTCCTGGTGGCAGAAGCGGATGAAAGCGATGGGACATTTCTCCTTCTTTTTCCGACTATTGCCGTGACAACAAACATAGATCTTGAGCATCTCGATTTCTATAAGGATATTCACGATATAAAGGCTGCCTTTTTAACCTTTCTCAATAAAGTGCCTTTTTACGGGCTTGACATCATATGCATCGATAATGCGAATGTCCAGAGCCTTATCCCTCAATTGAAGCGAAGGTATATGACCTACGGACTTTCAAAACAAGCAGACCTGAGGGCAGAGGGTGTTACGTATAATGAAGCAGGGACAGCTTTTAAGGTAGTATATAAGGGGTATGAACTGGGCGCTATCAAACTTGCCATGCCCGGCATCCATAATGTTGTTAATGCGCTGGCTGCGTGCGGCGTTGGTATAGAGCTTGATATTCCTTTTTATAAAATCGCGGAAGCGCTGGAAACATTTTCAGGCGTCCAGAGGAGGCTTGAAGTAAAATGGGACGGACACATAAAGCTCATTGACGATTACGGGCATCACCCCACAGAGGTTAAGGCCACGCTGTCGGCAATAAGGAAGATATGCAAAAAAAGGATTATCGTCGCATTTCAGCCTCACAGATACACGAGAACAAAGGCATTGATGGATGATTTTATAACCTCATTCAATGAAGCTGATATTCTGATAGTTACTGAGATATATGCAGCTTCTGAAGAAAAAATAGAGGGTATCAGCGGGATGATCTTTGCAGAAAATATACGCGCCAGCGGGCACAAGAATGTGTTCTTTGCCCCGACAAAGGAAGATGCGGCTGAAAAAATTCTGGAACTCGCACAGGCCGGTGATACGGTTGTTGCCCTCGGTGCAGGCGATATTAATAAGATCTGCGACAGACTCAAAGCGGAATGGGAAAAAGCAGTGAATAGTTGATAGTAAATTGTAAATTGTGAAAGGTAAAAAGCAGGGAAAGATTGAGAGATTGGGGAATAAAAGGGACTGTTTTAACGGATGTGCCCATGAAAAGGTATACATCCATGAAGGTGGGCGGTCCTGTAAAATACCTTGTGTACCCTGCAGATGAGGCTGACCTGCTGAAGGCGATGCGTATTTTAAGAGACGAGGGAGTCAAATACCGGTTTGTAGGCAACGGGACGAATATAATTGTGGATGATAAGGGTTTTAAAGGGGCAATCATAAGGATAACAAAGATAAGGTGTCTTCAGTACAAAAGGACTCAAAAAGGCGCTGTTGTAAAGGTCTCCGGAGGCGCCTCCTTAAAAGGATTTATAAAAGACAGCGCCATACGGGGACTTGCCGGTCTTGAAAAACTATATTGGATACCGGGCACTGTCGGCGGTGGAATCAAGATGAATGCCGGGAGTTTCGGCGTATCCATTTCTGATGTATTGGAAGGTGTGACAGTAGTGAACGATAAGGGGAATATTACAACTTTTGACAAGAAGGCTCTTTCATTCAATTACAGATCATCGCCTGTAAAAATTACGGAATGCGTTATAAATGCTGTTTTCCGGCTAAATTCAGGGGACAGAAATAAGATACAGGAAGACATGGAATATGTTCTTGTTGAAAGAAAAAAGAGGCATCCCATGGAATTTCCTTCTTCCGGTTCCATATTCAGAAGCGTGGGCAAAGAACCCGCATGGCAGTATGTGGAAAAGGCAGGCCTGTGCGGCTTTAGAATCGGCGACGCCTGTGTTTCCGAGAAACATACTAATTTTATTGTGAACCTTGGCCGTGCCACAGCGCACGACATAAAGACGCTTATTGAAAGAATTAAAAAAGAGGTATTTGAAAAACTGGGGGTTGCCCTGGAGGAAGAAGTGGAAATGTGGGGATTTGATTCATGAAAGAAAAAAAGATAGGGGTTCTTATGGGAGGAAAATCTTCGGAAAGGGAGATTTCCCTGAAGAGCGGAAAGGCAATTCTTCAGAGCCTCATACGTTGCGGTTACAACGCCGTAGGGATAGATGCGGAAAATAACCTTGTAGATAGTTTGAAAAAACAGAAAATTCAAGTTGTCTTCATTGCTCTTCACGGCAGATGGGGTGAGGACGGTACAGTACAGGGGCTTCTCGAAATGATGGGCATTCCCTATACCGGTTCAGGTGTGCTCGGTTCGGCTATCTCAATGGATAAGGGAATCATGAAGATGCTGCTGGACAGAATTGGTTTGCCTACTCCTGCCTATGCAGTTTGTCATGCCGGAGATAAAGTTAAGTTCCCTGTGCCTTTTGTTGCAAAACCGGCCAACGAAGGCTCCACAATCGGTATATCAATTGTACGAAACATTAAAGAAAAGGATGAGGCTATCAAAAATGCTCTGAAATACGACAATAAAATCCTGATAGAGAAGTATATCCAGGGGCAGGAAATAACCGTCGGCATAGCAAATAATGAGGTTTTACCTGTAATTCAGGTAAAACCGTTAAAAGGGTTTTATGATTTTGAGGCAAAATACACCAAGGGGATGACGGAATACATCATACCTGCAAAGATCAGTAAAAAAGTTGAGAAAAGGGCGCAGGACTATGCCCTGACAGTATATAAAGCCTTTGGGCTTTCAGGGTGTGCCAGGATTGACATGATGGTAGATGGAGATATCCCGCTTATAATAGATATCAATACCTCTCCGGGCATGACTGAAACATCCCTTGTGCCGAAGGCTTGGGAATATCTCGACAGGTCCTTTGACAACCTTGTTGAAGAAATTATTAAGGGGGCGTCTTTAAAAACATGAAAAAAATCCTGTATATATTTTTTCTTGTGCCTGTATGTATTTTATCCATGCTAACGACAATATACATATTTTCAAAAGACGAGCCGTTGTTCTTCATAAAGAATATCAGAATAAACGGGGCAAGCCAGTTGGAAGATAATGATATTATGGGCAGGATATCCCCTTTTATGCGTGGGAACCTGTTCAGGATAGATGTTCAAAAGATCAAAGAGGTCGTTACGTCGCATCCATTTGTAAAAGAGGTAAGGATAAAGAGGGTTTTCCCCTTTTCCATTATTATAGACGTGAAAGAAAAAACGCCCTCTGCCCTATGGGTGAATAACGAGGGCGTTATCAGTGTACTTGATGAATACGGAGAACCTTATAAAAGGTTAACAAAAGGTGAAATAAAAAATATGTTTGTTATTAATGCCGGAAATAAGACGGATGTAAAGAGTCTATACAGGGAAACGAATGGCTGGATTACAGAAGGAATTATCAAGAGAAATGCCATATCGGAAATTGCATATGACGAAGGCAGCGTGACGATTTTCGGCACAGAAGACGGGGTGGAGATAGTGCTCGGCAAGGAAGATCAGAAGGGAAGGCTGAAGAGGGCTATCTCTATCCTTGAAGACGCAAAAAAACGGGGACTCCTGATTAAGTGTATAGACGCAAGGTTTGAAAAAGGTGGAATCATCCAGGAAAGGAAGGGGTAAAATATGGATAGAGAAGACGAGCTTCTCGTAGGGGTCGATATTGGAACCACAAAGATATGTGTTGTTGTGGGGAAGGTAGTCGAGGGGAAGATAAACATAGTGGGCATAGGATCTTACCCTTCTACAGGCCTGCGAAAAGGTGTTGTTGTGAATATGGAAAGCACTATTACTTCAATAAGAAAGGCTGTAGAAGAAGCCGAATTAATGGCAGGCATAAAGATCAACAACTGCCTGGCAGGCATAGGGGGCGCTCACATCAAGAGCTTTAACAGCAACGGTGTTGTTGCAATTAAAGAGAAAGAAGTGAAACACGATGATATAGCAAGGGCGATTGATGCTGCAAAGGCAATTGCAATACCGGCAGACAGAGAACTCCTTCATGTCATCCCCCAGGAATTTATCATAGACGACCAGGACGGGATACGGGACCCCCTTGGGATTACAGGGGTCAGGCTTGAGGTAAAGGTACATATTGTTACCGGCAGCGTCTCGTCTGCACAGAATATCATAAAGTGCTGTCGTATGGCAGGGCTTACAGTAGACGATATAATACTCGGGCAGCTTGCTTCATCGGAGGCAGTTCTCACGCCCGAAGAAAGAGAGATTGGCGTTGCTCTGGTTGATATCGGAGGCGGTACAAGTGATATTGCCGTATTTTCAACGGGCAGTATAAAACATACATCGGTTTTGCCCTATGGAGGCAATAGTATTACGAATGACATTGCCATCGGATTGCGAACACCTATTGATGATGCAGAAAAGATAAAGAAGAAATACGGCTGCGCTTTTTCAAATATGATAGGTGCTAATGAAACCATTGAAGTCCCGAGCGTGGGCGGGAGAAAACCGAGAACACTTATGCGAAAAACCCTTGCAGACATAATAGAGCCCAGGGTTGAAGAAATATCCTCCATGATCTATGACGAGATCAAAAAATCAGGATTCGAAAGACTGCTTGCATCAGGCGTTGTCCTCACCGGAGGGTGTGCGAACCTTGAGGGCATTCCCGAGCTTGCCGAAAATATCTTCAACCTCCCTACAAGAAGGGGGTACCCTGTGGGCGTGGGCGGCCTTATTGATGTGGTTAATAATCCTATATATGCAACCGGGGTCGGGCTTCTTGTATATGGATTCAAGCATTCCAATATAAAGCGGCGCAAAAGGTATAATAGTAAGAAATCATTAAAGAAATTAATAAATAGTAATAATCTTCTCAACAGGATGAGGGAATGGTTTAAAGAAATTTTCTAAGGAGGTGTTGTTGTGAGCAGAGTCTTTTATATGGATGAGGATAACGGTTTTTCAGCAAAACTAAAGGTTGTAGGGGTTGGGGGCGGCGGATGTAATGCTTTAAACAACATGGTGGACGCAGGCGTTCCCGGTGTTGAGTTTATCGGAGTCAATACGGATGTCAAGTCCTTGAGTACATGTAAGGCTTCAGTTAAGATACAAATAGGAGGCAAATTGACCAGGGGGCTCGGTGCAGGTGCGGACCCGGAGGTCGGCAGGAAGGCAGCCCTGGAAGATACGGAAAAGATTATCGAACACCTGAAGGGCGCTGATATGGTCTTTATTACGTGCGGGCTTGGAGGTGGCACCGGAACAGGCGCATCTGCAGTCATCGCGGAGATTTCAAGGGAACTGGGCGCCTTAACAGTAGCAATTACGACAAAGCCCTTTTCTTTTGAAGGCAAAGACAGGATGAAACAGGCAGAAAACGGGGTAATCCAGTTAAAAACCCGAGTCGATTCTCTCATTACCATACCTAATCAGAGGCTTATGTCTATCGGCGGCAAACATATGACCATTATGGAAGCTTTTTTCAAGGCAGATGAGGTACTCCTCAATGCTGTCAGAAGTATATCAGATTTGATAGTAGGGTCAGGCCATGTAGTTGTAGATTTTGCGGATGTAAGGACCATCATGAGTGAGCGAGGGATGGCAATCATGGGTATCGGGGAATCCTCCGGTGAAAACAGGGCAAGGGATGCAGCCCAGAAGGCCATATCAAGTCCACTTCTTGAAGATATCTCTATTCACGGCGCAAGAGGGGTGCTGATAAACGTAACAGGCAATAAAGACATGACCCTCCATGAGGTGCACGAAGCCTCCTCATTAATTCAGGAACAGGCGCACGATGAAGCAAAGATCATATGGGGACTTGTCTATGATGAGAGCATGGAAAATGCGATGAGGATAACGGTCATCGCCACCGGTTTCGAAGAAAAGGCTATCGTGGATGAGGATGTACCCGATATGTTCAGCAAAAGCAGGCTTTTTGAAAGCGAAGACCTGCCTCCCTTTATGAAGAAAAAGGTTGCAATAGACTACAAAGAAATAAAGATGAAAAGCGATATCATTGATATTGACGACGACAGATACGATATCCCGACTTTTTTGAGGAAACAGGCCGACTGATTTTGGATTTTGAATGTTGGATTTTGAATTGCGGATTTTGGAATAAAATGGTTCAAGCTGTTTAAACAGCATAGCATGCAATTTTGAATTATTATGAAAAAGGTTTTATGTAAATCCAAAATCCAGAGTCCAAAGTCCAAAACAAAGGCACAACCAACAGGGCGCAAAGAGCTTCTTGCATCCGAGAACGGAACAATAGTAAAAAAATGGGGCAATAAAATCCATGTATGCGTGGTATTTCCGAACACGTACTATATAGGCATGTCCAACCTCGCCGCCCATATCCTGTATAAAACACTCAATAGTTATGATGATGTTGTCTGCGAAAGGTGTTTTCTCGAAGAGAATGGTGAATGCGTATCCATTGAGAGCGGAAGGCCTCTTAAATCTTTTGAATGCATATTTTTTACAATATCCTTTGAAATGGATTTTATAAACATCCCGAAGATTTTACGTCTTTCTTCCATACCAGTATATTCTGAAGAAAGAAAAAAGAACGATCCCATCATTGTTGCCGGGGGTATCTGCGTGATTTCAAACCCGGAGCCCATCCACAGCTTTATTGACCTCTTTATCATGGGTGACATCGAGTCAACCATCCCGGATTTTATGGAAAAGTTCAGGGAAATGAGAGGCAAAGACAGGAAAGAAGCAATTGATGAATTGAGCAAATTCGATTGGGTCTATAATCCGGCAAGGCTCAGGGTTTCGTACCAGGAAGATGGGATTGTAGGGTCTTTTACGCCGGAAGATTTTATTGTAAAGATAAACAGGTATAGAGGTAAAACCCTGGGAACATCAGCCATTGTTGCGGAAAAGACTGAATTTTCCGATATGTTCCTCGTAGAAGGGACGCGTGGCTGTCCCTCAAAATGCCCCTTCTGCCTTTTAGGCAATTCCTACCGCTTTGTCTGCGATAAAATCCTCCCGCTTAAAACCGATATGGAGGATATTGGTATTATCGGGGGAGGAGTTTCGTTCCATCCGCATCTTGTAGAAATCACTACCGCGCTTAAAGCTGCCGGCAAGCGCGTCCATTTTCCTTCCTTAAGGCTTGATGAAATTCCGCTTTCAATTATAGAGCTTATGCGGGATGAGATTAAAACATTGACCTTCGGGATTGAGGCGGGCACGGAAAGACTGAGGGTCGTTATCGGCAAGCCCTTAACGGATCAGGAGATTTACGATAAATTAAGCGCCATACTGAAAATTAAGCCCTTTAATCTGAAACTCTATTTTATGATCGGCCTGCCCGGTGAGACGATGGAAGATATAGAGGGTATTGTGGAGCTTGTGAAACACGTTAAGCATATAATGGTTAAGGAAGGCGCAAAGAGAGGTTTTGTCGGCAGCGTTACCGTCCACGCGAGTCCCTTTGTCCCGAAGCCCTCCACCCCTTTTCAGCGGTTTCCCATGAACGATATAGATGAACTAAAGGACAAGATTAACCGGTTAAAAAGATCTCTTGCCAAGGTTGATAACACATATTTTACCCATGAGTCGGTAAAGTACAGTTTTGTCCAGGCTGCACTTGCCCGGGGCGACAGAAGGCTGAAAGATATTATTCTGAAATTTGCCGACAATGTGAGCTTAAGCAGAATCATGAAGGACAGCGCCATTAATCTGAATTTTTACGCACTGAGAGAGCGGGGCAAGGACGAGATTATGCCGTGGGATTTTATAAAGGTTCAGTAATACTTTTCAGGTTGTTTTCTTAGCTGGTCAACGTCATGAAACAAATCCTCATCTGCGGCGCTCTGCCGCGCCTTGCGATCCTCCGACGTACGTTAAGTATAGTTTTACGGGCTGCAAAGCTTGCATCTCATCTACATCTGAAGAATTTCTTCCATGACGTCGCCCACTCCAAGCCGGATTAGCACCAACCTTCGCGCTGGTGCTAATCCGGCAGAAAAAAGGAGGCTTTATACCAATAATGCGAATTGATATTAGAAAAGCTATTCACATTATTAGGAATGTCCCGATAGTCCCCTTCAAAAACAGCGTCATACCGGCGAAAGCCGGTATCCAGAGGTGTTTAATTTTCTGGATGTTCAAACTAATTCAAATCCAATCGACAAATCCGGTGGAATAACGTTTATTCGGAGTTATCTTCTTTTATTAATAATCATCTGAATTGTAGTGTTATCCAGTTAGGAGATCATGGAAAAAGCTGTTTAATTTTATCAATTTTATTGAATAATTACTTGAACATTGATATTATCCATAAAACTATATAATAACTGATTATGCCCAAGGATAGAGATATAAGATGAGCAAAATAATCAATAAAGAAAAAATGATGATCGTAGAATCCATCAACAGAAGACCGTATGGTGCTAAGTTGTCTGTTCTGCTTGATGATTCAACACGCATGATACTTCACGGTGAGGCATGTTTGTTGACCAATACCGGCTACATTGTCAAGGTCTGTCCAACAAAATCGCCATCTACTAATGAATCCTAAACTGCATCTGGGTTTCGAGCATGGGAAATCTTTGTGGAAGGATTCGCTACGGCAGGAGAAGCCGAGAAAAAGGGGCTTGAGATAGCTTTTGGAATATTGTGGGGAGCAATCTCTGAAAACTACTCCGTTCGTCTTCAGTATCAGACTCCTCTGCCTTGCGTGGTCTATGACCGTTCAAGGCAAGGATCAGGCGCTTTTCTCACGGCAAGCGCCACCGTTATATTTGGAAAACCTCTGGCAAGTATTACAAATGCGATTGATGAAGGGCTTTCGTCCAAGGAAAGTGGTAATGAGAAGCTCATGCTGGCAATGGAGCTTTTTGCTTCCGCTAGGCAGGAATCAACGGAAAGATCACGCTTTATTGGCCTGGTTTCATCTCTGGAGCCTTTGGCAGAGCAGCAGGTCTTTACCCCTGAAATATCCACAGTGATAGATCATTTTAAGGGCCAGATCAAGGACTTGAAACTACCTTCCCGCATTGAGGCATCGTTGTTGGGGCAAACAGAGGGCCTATATACCGAGTCTGTTTCGAGTGCAATACGCAGACTAATCAATGAAACTCTGCCTGATGACAGTAAGGCATTGCATGTCATAGAAGATGCCTACAATTTACGGAGCCGCATTCTGCACGACGGCACCACCGATGCGGATTTGAATCAAAAGAGTCGGGAAGTGGAGGCCGTTGTGAGGCAGGTTATCGCCTCCAGAGCCGCTC is a genomic window containing:
- a CDS encoding radical SAM protein, which gives rise to MKKVLCKSKIQSPKSKTKAQPTGRKELLASENGTIVKKWGNKIHVCVVFPNTYYIGMSNLAAHILYKTLNSYDDVVCERCFLEENGECVSIESGRPLKSFECIFFTISFEMDFINIPKILRLSSIPVYSEERKKNDPIIVAGGICVISNPEPIHSFIDLFIMGDIESTIPDFMEKFREMRGKDRKEAIDELSKFDWVYNPARLRVSYQEDGIVGSFTPEDFIVKINRYRGKTLGTSAIVAEKTEFSDMFLVEGTRGCPSKCPFCLLGNSYRFVCDKILPLKTDMEDIGIIGGGVSFHPHLVEITTALKAAGKRVHFPSLRLDEIPLSIIELMRDEIKTLTFGIEAGTERLRVVIGKPLTDQEIYDKLSAILKIKPFNLKLYFMIGLPGETMEDIEGIVELVKHVKHIMVKEGAKRGFVGSVTVHASPFVPKPSTPFQRFPMNDIDELKDKINRLKRSLAKVDNTYFTHESVKYSFVQAALARGDRRLKDIILKFADNVSLSRIMKDSAINLNFYALRERGKDEIMPWDFIKVQ
- a CDS encoding HEPN domain-containing protein yields the protein MEGFATAGEAEKKGLEIAFGILWGAISENYSVRLQYQTPLPCVVYDRSRQGSGAFLTASATVIFGKPLASITNAIDEGLSSKESGNEKLMLAMELFASARQESTERSRFIGLVSSLEPLAEQQVFTPEISTVIDHFKGQIKDLKLPSRIEASLLGQTEGLYTESVSSAIRRLINETLPDDSKALHVIEDAYNLRSRILHDGTTDADLNQKSREVEAVVRQVIASRAALRLRVP